Proteins from one Halarchaeum grantii genomic window:
- a CDS encoding winged helix-turn-helix domain-containing protein codes for MDGAYARRDPERTRAEERAPPESRDGGVEPSPREVTAALDDADCRAMLAALEEAKTARELREECDVPSSTAYRKLDRLSDAGLVTERVTLDDGYQQVTRYVRAFDAVRLSADADGFSVDIEVREQAVTDRPVGPHSPTDP; via the coding sequence ATGGACGGCGCGTACGCGCGCCGCGACCCGGAGCGGACGCGGGCCGAGGAGCGCGCACCCCCGGAATCCCGGGACGGCGGGGTCGAGCCGTCGCCGCGCGAGGTGACGGCCGCGCTCGACGACGCGGACTGTCGCGCGATGCTCGCGGCGCTCGAGGAGGCGAAGACGGCGCGCGAGCTCCGCGAGGAGTGCGACGTCCCCTCCTCGACCGCCTACCGGAAGCTCGACCGGCTGAGCGACGCCGGCCTCGTCACCGAGCGCGTGACGCTCGACGATGGCTACCAGCAGGTCACGCGCTACGTCCGCGCGTTCGACGCCGTGCGCCTCAGCGCCGACGCGGACGGGTTCAGCGTCGACATCGAGGTGCGCGAACAGGCCGTCACCGACCGCCCCGTGGGACCGCACTCGCCCACCGACCCCTGA
- a CDS encoding cupin domain-containing protein, which produces MPDVQTLADLTEEPHATVFADAPRTVRLSLDAGESLPEHDHPGVDVLLVGLEGHLTVELDGDPHDVRGGDVLRVAGEHRIEPRARDDSTALVVLAPREGDDA; this is translated from the coding sequence ATGCCCGACGTCCAGACGCTCGCCGACCTGACCGAGGAACCGCACGCCACCGTCTTCGCGGACGCGCCCCGGACCGTCCGGCTCTCGCTCGACGCCGGCGAGTCGCTCCCCGAGCACGACCACCCCGGCGTGGACGTCCTGCTCGTCGGCCTCGAGGGCCACCTCACCGTCGAACTCGACGGGGACCCCCACGACGTCCGGGGCGGCGACGTCCTCCGCGTCGCGGGCGAGCACCGCATCGAACCGCGCGCCCGCGACGACAGCACCGCGCTCGTGGTCCTCGCGCCACGGGAGGGCGACGATGCGTAG
- a CDS encoding CGCGG family rSAM-modified RiPP protein — MSHSHDAEAVTDETHRNSWSANLEHPEYESDRERLLDDARDAVRQTASGYHVNLVTHAEQGHPETYLYDALEEAFGDAVDYEYVEQCGCGGHVVRVRVE, encoded by the coding sequence ATGAGCCACTCGCACGACGCCGAGGCCGTCACCGACGAGACGCATCGGAACTCGTGGTCGGCGAACCTCGAACACCCCGAGTACGAGTCGGACCGCGAGCGCCTCCTCGACGACGCCCGCGACGCCGTCCGGCAGACCGCCTCGGGCTACCACGTGAACCTCGTGACGCACGCCGAACAGGGCCACCCGGAGACGTACCTCTACGACGCGCTCGAGGAGGCGTTCGGCGACGCCGTCGACTACGAGTACGTCGAGCAGTGCGGCTGCGGCGGGCACGTCGTCCGCGTGCGCGTCGAGTAG
- a CDS encoding nitric-oxide reductase large subunit has product MLIRRETLAKALVVAFVFNLIVMGAGAYLAYEQSPQRPAEVVGPDGDVIATNDDIVAGKAVFQQNSLMNHGSILGNGAYFGADYTADALDRLTTNMREYVARERYGASSYAALDEAEQAAVNDVVERQLSDGEFGETLELTAAEAYAYGEVRESYVEQYHDGDREAGIPAGFVSTPEDARRFADFAVWTAMFSAIDRPGTAHSYTNDWPYAPGAGNDAPVSALTWSVVAMVLLVGGGGLGIWLYSAVELPEPDAEGVDVPDPADVTLTPSQFAAARFVPVAAVLFLAQTLLGGLMAHYYIERGGFYGLASALGVDALSALPFAITKAWHIDLAILWIATLWLGIGLFLPPLLTGREPANQKRYVHVLLGALFVVVVGGLLGIWLGSQGYIEGALWWIIGNEGLEYLEVGRLWQVGLLVGFALWTALVARGFKPLLSRESRFGLAHMIIYAGGSIGLLFTASMFYTPQTTMVVTEFWRWWVVHMWVEGAFEFFVVAVVAVALVAMNLLSRRSAEKAVMLEALLVMGAGVIGVSHHYWWIGLPDYWVPIGSVFSTLEFIPLVFILFEAIGEYRAMRDAGESFPYTLPFMFIVASGVWNFVGAGVLGFFINLPLVNYYEHGTFLTVGHAHASMFGAFGFLALGLAVYVLQFTTKRGKWDGTNLRRAFWLWNVGLAWMVFIGDVPVGFLQLETVFTANYDAARSVAFYSRDIIQTLFWARLPGDVLLILGTALFSYDVLKKRFVRRDPTAASSDGTVISRRIFDEGAGAESDDD; this is encoded by the coding sequence ATGCTCATACGCAGAGAGACGTTGGCGAAGGCCCTCGTCGTGGCGTTCGTCTTCAACCTGATCGTGATGGGTGCGGGGGCGTACCTCGCGTACGAACAGTCGCCACAGCGGCCCGCGGAGGTCGTCGGTCCCGACGGCGACGTCATCGCGACGAACGACGACATCGTCGCCGGGAAAGCGGTCTTCCAGCAGAACAGCCTGATGAATCACGGCTCGATCCTCGGGAACGGCGCGTACTTCGGCGCGGACTACACGGCGGACGCGCTCGACAGACTCACGACGAACATGCGTGAGTACGTCGCGCGCGAGCGCTACGGCGCGTCGTCGTACGCCGCCCTCGACGAGGCCGAGCAGGCCGCCGTGAACGACGTCGTCGAACGCCAGCTCTCGGACGGCGAGTTCGGCGAGACGCTCGAACTCACTGCCGCCGAGGCGTACGCCTACGGTGAGGTCCGCGAGTCGTACGTCGAGCAGTACCACGACGGCGACCGCGAGGCCGGCATCCCCGCCGGCTTCGTCTCGACGCCCGAGGACGCCCGGCGCTTCGCGGACTTCGCGGTCTGGACGGCGATGTTCTCCGCGATCGACCGCCCCGGGACCGCGCACTCCTACACGAACGACTGGCCGTACGCGCCCGGCGCCGGGAACGACGCGCCCGTGAGCGCGCTGACGTGGAGCGTCGTCGCGATGGTGCTCCTCGTCGGCGGGGGCGGCCTCGGCATCTGGCTCTACAGCGCCGTCGAACTCCCCGAACCGGACGCCGAGGGCGTCGACGTCCCCGACCCCGCCGACGTCACGCTCACGCCGAGTCAGTTCGCGGCCGCGCGCTTCGTCCCGGTCGCCGCCGTCCTCTTCCTCGCGCAGACGCTGCTCGGGGGGTTGATGGCGCACTACTACATCGAGCGCGGCGGCTTCTACGGGCTCGCGAGCGCGCTCGGCGTCGACGCGCTCTCGGCGCTCCCGTTCGCCATCACGAAGGCGTGGCACATCGACCTCGCGATCCTCTGGATCGCGACGCTCTGGCTCGGTATCGGCCTCTTCCTCCCGCCGCTGCTCACCGGCCGCGAACCCGCGAACCAGAAGCGCTACGTCCACGTCCTGCTGGGCGCGCTGTTCGTCGTCGTGGTCGGCGGCCTCCTCGGCATCTGGCTCGGCTCGCAGGGCTACATCGAGGGCGCGCTCTGGTGGATCATCGGGAACGAGGGCCTCGAGTACTTGGAGGTCGGACGCCTCTGGCAGGTCGGCCTCCTCGTCGGGTTCGCGCTCTGGACGGCGCTCGTCGCGCGCGGCTTCAAGCCCCTCCTGAGTCGGGAGTCGCGCTTCGGCCTCGCGCACATGATTATCTACGCCGGGGGCTCCATCGGCCTGCTGTTCACGGCGAGCATGTTCTACACGCCGCAGACGACGATGGTCGTCACGGAGTTCTGGCGCTGGTGGGTCGTCCACATGTGGGTCGAGGGCGCCTTCGAGTTCTTCGTCGTCGCCGTCGTCGCCGTCGCGCTCGTCGCGATGAACCTCCTCTCGCGTCGGAGCGCCGAGAAGGCGGTCATGCTCGAAGCCCTCCTCGTGATGGGCGCGGGCGTCATCGGCGTCTCCCACCACTACTGGTGGATCGGCCTCCCCGACTACTGGGTGCCCATCGGGAGCGTCTTCTCCACGCTCGAGTTCATTCCCCTGGTGTTCATCCTCTTCGAGGCCATCGGCGAGTACCGCGCGATGCGCGACGCCGGCGAGTCCTTCCCCTACACGCTCCCGTTCATGTTCATCGTCGCCTCGGGGGTGTGGAACTTCGTCGGTGCGGGCGTCCTCGGCTTCTTCATCAACCTCCCGCTGGTCAACTACTACGAGCACGGCACCTTCCTCACGGTCGGGCACGCCCACGCGTCGATGTTCGGCGCGTTCGGATTTTTGGCGCTCGGCCTCGCCGTCTACGTCCTGCAGTTCACCACGAAGCGCGGCAAGTGGGACGGCACGAACCTCCGGCGCGCGTTCTGGCTGTGGAACGTCGGCCTCGCGTGGATGGTGTTCATCGGCGACGTCCCCGTCGGATTCCTCCAGCTCGAGACCGTCTTCACGGCGAACTACGACGCCGCGCGCTCGGTCGCCTTCTACAGCCGCGACATCATCCAGACGCTCTTCTGGGCGCGCCTCCCCGGTGACGTCCTCCTCATCCTCGGCACCGCGCTCTTCTCCTACGACGTCCTGAAGAAGCGCTTCGTCCGCCGCGACCCGACGGCCGCCTCATCCGACGGCACGGTCATCTCGCGGCGCATCTTCGACGAGGGCGCCGGCGCCGAATCCGACGACGACTAA
- a CDS encoding DUF2249 domain-containing protein: MPPTERVLDVREHDGEPFDTITDALDDLSDEDSLRLVNSFEPVPLYGVLESRGFTHETEQVGEDEWHVHIEHEG; encoded by the coding sequence ATGCCCCCGACGGAACGCGTCCTCGACGTCCGCGAGCACGACGGCGAACCGTTCGACACGATCACCGACGCGCTCGACGACCTCTCCGACGAGGACTCCCTCCGGCTCGTCAACAGCTTCGAGCCGGTGCCGCTCTACGGCGTCCTCGAGTCGCGCGGGTTCACGCACGAGACGGAGCAGGTGGGCGAGGACGAGTGGCACGTGCATATCGAGCACGAGGGGTGA
- a CDS encoding DUF2249 domain-containing protein: MSETTLDVRDVPPSDRHPKIHDAFEELDAGDVLTIVNDHEPKPLFYEFQAEVEAFDADGYAVEKRGPGEFAARFPKQ, from the coding sequence ATGAGTGAGACGACACTCGACGTCCGGGACGTCCCGCCGTCCGACCGCCACCCGAAGATCCACGACGCCTTCGAAGAGCTAGACGCCGGCGACGTCCTGACCATCGTCAACGACCACGAGCCGAAACCGCTCTTCTACGAGTTCCAGGCGGAAGTCGAGGCCTTCGACGCCGACGGCTACGCCGTCGAGAAGCGCGGCCCGGGCGAGTTCGCCGCGCGCTTCCCGAAGCAATAA
- a CDS encoding helix-turn-helix domain-containing protein, whose product MSAELWVELDVADPGACPVADASTDATAISSVTRASVTDDEGRIAEEFTAEHALPEPGNATEVAEHDTGHVYRVRRSRDRGCVCDRVESFGTPVVDVRAAGGTLSLSFHTASLDTVQNVVAELREEFGGVRLRKLVRSEGGTSSDPVFVDRSRLTERQREVLRTAHDLGYFEHPKGANANDVADALDISASTFTEHLAAAQRKVLDAVLEH is encoded by the coding sequence ATGAGCGCGGAACTCTGGGTCGAACTCGACGTCGCCGATCCGGGCGCGTGCCCGGTCGCGGACGCCTCCACGGACGCCACCGCTATCTCGTCCGTGACGCGCGCGTCCGTGACGGACGACGAGGGCCGCATCGCCGAGGAGTTCACCGCCGAGCACGCCCTCCCCGAACCGGGGAATGCGACCGAGGTCGCCGAGCACGACACGGGCCACGTCTACCGCGTCCGCCGTTCGCGCGACCGGGGCTGTGTCTGCGACCGCGTCGAGTCGTTCGGCACCCCGGTCGTGGACGTGCGTGCGGCGGGGGGGACGCTCTCGCTCTCCTTTCACACGGCGTCGCTCGACACCGTCCAGAACGTCGTCGCGGAGTTGCGTGAGGAGTTCGGCGGCGTGCGTCTCCGCAAGCTCGTGCGCTCGGAGGGGGGCACGTCGAGCGACCCGGTCTTCGTCGACCGGAGTCGGCTGACCGAGCGCCAGCGCGAGGTCCTGCGGACGGCGCACGACCTCGGGTACTTCGAGCACCCGAAGGGCGCGAACGCCAACGACGTCGCGGACGCGCTCGACATCAGCGCCTCGACGTTCACCGAGCACCTCGCGGCGGCACAGCGCAAGGTCCTCGACGCGGTGCTGGAGCACTGA
- a CDS encoding P-loop NTPase, with amino-acid sequence MTPDDTTRDDATAVDDRLEPALRQVREPNADVDVIDAGLVQRATLDGGVASVGLDAATLDAGTIREVTTAVDSAVRDVPAVDSVTVHRAALTSDPEATGTDAFERVIAVASAKGGVGKSTVATQLACALAADGEDVALFDADIHGPNVPALLDVSGPVHATEDGAPRPVRSEGLEVMSVGLLSDGAPLAWRGAMAHDAVSDLFADTAWTNTDTLVVDLPPGTGDVVLTTLQEVSLDGAVVVTTPFHSALSDTEKTVELLRENDVPVLGTAVNMAGFTCERCDHDHDLFAGDTPPAERLDTPALARLPFTPALQETPTPAAIPDPVADLADAVEERYDAVWSVDLPESGVDLRGVPADERRDAVADAFGALEAGEEFVVASDRDPTPVRTFLGDLADGDAPERFEVRRQNPETWLARTVRP; translated from the coding sequence ATGACTCCAGACGACACCACGCGCGACGACGCGACCGCCGTCGACGACCGCCTCGAACCCGCACTCCGGCAGGTGCGCGAACCGAACGCCGACGTGGACGTCATCGACGCCGGCCTCGTCCAGCGCGCCACGCTGGACGGCGGCGTCGCGAGCGTCGGCCTCGACGCTGCGACGCTCGACGCGGGAACCATCAGGGAGGTCACGACCGCCGTCGATAGCGCCGTTCGTGACGTCCCCGCTGTCGACTCGGTCACCGTCCACCGGGCGGCGCTGACGAGCGACCCGGAGGCGACGGGGACCGACGCGTTCGAGCGCGTCATCGCCGTCGCGAGCGCGAAGGGCGGCGTCGGGAAGTCGACCGTCGCGACGCAACTCGCCTGCGCGCTCGCCGCGGACGGCGAGGACGTCGCGCTCTTCGACGCGGACATCCACGGGCCGAACGTCCCCGCGCTGCTCGACGTCTCCGGGCCGGTTCACGCTACCGAGGACGGCGCCCCGCGCCCCGTCCGCTCCGAGGGCCTGGAGGTGATGAGCGTCGGCCTGCTCTCCGATGGCGCGCCGCTCGCGTGGCGCGGCGCGATGGCGCACGACGCGGTCAGCGACCTCTTCGCGGACACCGCGTGGACGAACACCGACACGCTCGTCGTCGACCTCCCGCCGGGGACGGGCGACGTGGTGCTCACGACGCTGCAGGAGGTGTCGCTCGACGGCGCCGTCGTCGTCACGACGCCGTTCCACTCCGCGCTCTCGGACACCGAGAAGACGGTCGAGCTCCTCCGCGAGAACGACGTGCCCGTGCTCGGGACGGCCGTCAACATGGCGGGGTTCACCTGCGAGCGCTGCGACCACGACCACGACCTCTTCGCGGGCGACACCCCGCCCGCGGAGCGCCTCGACACGCCGGCGCTCGCGCGCCTCCCGTTCACGCCCGCGCTCCAGGAGACGCCGACACCGGCCGCGATACCGGACCCGGTCGCGGACCTCGCGGACGCCGTCGAGGAGCGCTACGACGCGGTCTGGTCGGTGGACCTCCCGGAGAGCGGCGTCGACCTTCGGGGCGTTCCGGCCGACGAGCGCCGGGACGCGGTCGCGGACGCGTTCGGGGCCCTCGAGGCCGGCGAGGAGTTCGTCGTCGCGAGCGACCGCGACCCGACGCCCGTCCGAACGTTCCTCGGCGACCTCGCGGACGGCGACGCGCCCGAGCGCTTCGAGGTGCGCCGGCAGAACCCCGAGACGTGGCTCGCCCGCACCGTCCGCCCGTAG
- a CDS encoding HEAT repeat domain-containing protein, with translation MSDDCGGDCGCGGHDHEHDAGLADPNPDGPADPQLDPERSPGLDTEIEALEDIEVSRDDVTIGTADPGELTAADTDPVADAGHDGLVADLREGAKTERRRAALALAERSFDAAAVAALADAARDDSDADVRQFAVEALGELGGETAHAVARDAAADDDPWVRAEALVALDHVDRAANAERLEAALDDPHHAVRRNALVSLFKLRGEGALPALLDAADDDSERVREWVAHLLGGIDDERATEALEDLARDDVGVVAKTAANALDVDAGRFRRQFVQSSERDTDDTTSDDRLNRRPNL, from the coding sequence GTGAGCGACGACTGCGGCGGGGACTGTGGCTGCGGCGGCCACGACCACGAGCACGACGCCGGCCTCGCCGACCCGAACCCGGACGGCCCCGCCGACCCGCAGCTCGACCCTGAGCGAAGCCCCGGCCTCGACACCGAGATCGAGGCGCTCGAGGACATCGAGGTGAGCCGCGACGACGTCACCATCGGCACGGCCGACCCCGGGGAGCTCACGGCCGCCGACACCGACCCGGTCGCCGACGCCGGTCACGACGGCCTCGTCGCGGACCTCCGCGAGGGCGCGAAGACGGAGCGGCGTCGCGCCGCGCTCGCGCTCGCCGAGCGGTCGTTCGATGCTGCTGCGGTCGCGGCGCTGGCTGACGCCGCCCGCGACGACTCGGACGCCGACGTCCGGCAGTTCGCCGTCGAAGCGCTCGGCGAACTCGGCGGCGAGACGGCGCACGCCGTCGCGCGGGACGCGGCCGCCGACGACGACCCGTGGGTCCGCGCCGAAGCGCTCGTCGCGCTCGACCACGTGGACCGCGCGGCGAACGCGGAGCGCCTCGAGGCCGCGCTCGACGACCCCCACCACGCTGTCCGGCGCAACGCGCTCGTCTCGCTGTTCAAGCTCCGCGGCGAGGGCGCCCTCCCCGCGCTCCTCGACGCCGCCGACGACGACAGCGAGCGCGTCCGCGAGTGGGTCGCCCACCTCCTCGGCGGCATCGACGACGAGCGCGCCACCGAGGCGCTCGAGGACCTCGCCCGCGACGACGTCGGCGTCGTCGCGAAGACCGCCGCGAACGCGCTCGACGTCGACGCCGGCCGGTTCCGCCGGCAGTTCGTCCAGTCGAGCGAGCGCGACACCGACGACACGACCAGCGACGACCGACTCAACCGACGCCCGAACCTATGA